The genomic stretch AGCCGCCGGCTGATGCAGCCAGAGTTCGGAATCCGGGATGGTCTGGGCGGTCTTGATCACCCACACCCCTGGCTCGCTGCTGTCGATCAGAACGGTGCGCCCGGCAAACTCCTTGCCCAGGGAGATCTGCCCGCTTGCTCCCACTTGCTTGGCGACCGGTCGAGGGGTGTTCATGCGTGCACTGGTTTCATGCGCTCAGTTAATGGGTGCGGTGGTGTGTCGCCTCAGATGCCAGCCTCCGGGCTCCATGGGTCCAGGGTCTGAACCCCAGTGGGCGTGAAGTGGCGCAGGTTGCGCGTCACGACCGTGAGGCCGCGCTCCAGCGCCGTGGCAGCAATCAGCAGATCGGCTCCGTCATGGCCGAGCTCGGCCGAGAGTTGTCCCCAGCGACGCGCCACCCCCACATCCACCGGCAGCAGCCGATCGCCATAGAGCCGCAGCAGCTGATCCAGCCATCCGGCCAACTGCTGCGCAAATCTGGAATCGGTCGTGCGCTTGCGGGCAATGCCGCGTTCGATTTCGCCGATGCTCACCACACTCAGAAAACAATCCTCCTGCCGCTGGCTGCCGATCCAGGCCACCACGCCTGGGTCTCTTTGGCGCCTTCGCAGCTCGGAGAGCACCACGGTGTCAATCAGGAACACGGGAAATCCCGCGCCGCCAGGGGCAGACGCTCAAAGGACTCGTCGTCCTGCGGCATCTGCAGGAGCAGCTCCGCCAGTGATGGGGCGTTGGCCTGGTCGAGGCGCCGCAGCCGCTCGTACTCCTCGGCCGAGAGCACCACACTCACCCACGTGCCGCGCCGCGTCACCTTCTGCGGTTCCCCCCGGGCGG from Synechococcus sp. CBW1107 encodes the following:
- a CDS encoding type II toxin-antitoxin system VapC family toxin, whose translation is MFLIDTVVLSELRRRQRDPGVVAWIGSQRQEDCFLSVVSIGEIERGIARKRTTDSRFAQQLAGWLDQLLRLYGDRLLPVDVGVARRWGQLSAELGHDGADLLIAATALERGLTVVTRNLRHFTPTGVQTLDPWSPEAGI
- a CDS encoding type II toxin-antitoxin system Phd/YefM family antitoxin; translation: MDAVWTLQDAKNRFSAVVDAAARGEPQKVTRRGTWVSVVLSAEEYERLRRLDQANAPSLAELLLQMPQDDESFERLPLAARDFPCS